CAAATCATcaagtctggcctcctgcacccagacacccctatacTGAGTGAAAAGACTTTagttaaaccaaaatgtttcaggcCTCAGCAAACTCAGCTGTGCGCACCAGGCAGAGAACAGTAGAaaatgcctgaggcccctgcaatgggaGGGAGGCTAGCCTGCTGGCCCCGCCAGTTCTGCCTGAGACCTCGCCCCCGCACATGCCATAGCCTTGAGGGCCCCCCCTCAACCAGAGGGAGCTggagccccagcctgcctgccccagccgcCCTGGCTGGCTGGCCCCACCAACCTGGCCCAAATGCCGGGCCGTCCCCAGCAccgctttttttgcctctgtcttcatgaacaaggtcagctcccagactgctgcactgggcagcacagcatggggaggaggtgaccagccctctgtggagaaagaagtggttcgggactatttagaaaagctggacgagcacaagtccatggagccggatgcactgcatccgagactCCTAAAGgtgttggcggatgtgattgcagagccattggccattatctttgaaaactcatggcaatcgggggaggtcccagatgactggaaaaaggctaatgtagtgcccatctttaaaaaagggaagaaggaggatcctgggaactacaggccagtcagcctcacctcagtccctggaaaaatcagggagcaggtcctcaaggaatcaattctgaagcacttagaggagaggaaagtgatcaggaacagtcagcatggattcaccaagggcaagtcatgcctgactaatctaattgccttctatgatgagataactggctctgtggatgaagggaaagcagtggacgtgttgttccttgactttagcaaagcttttgacacggtctcccacagtattcttgccagtaagttaaagaagtatgggctggatgaaagctggctagactgtcgggctcaatgggtagtgatcaatggttctatgtctagttggcagctggtatcaagaggagtgccccaagggtcggtcctggggccggttttgttcaatatcttcattaatgatctggaggatggtgtagattgcaccctcagcaagtttgcagatgacactaaactgggaggagaggtagatacgctggagggtagagataggatacagagggccctagacaaattggaggattgggtcaaaagaaatctgatgaggttcaacaaggacaagtgcaggttcctgcacttaggatggaagaatcccatgcaccgctacagactagggaccgaatcgctaggcagcacttctgcagaaaaggacttggggattacagtggacaagaagctggatatgagtcaagagtgtgcccttgttgccaagaaggccaatggcattttgggatgtataagtaggggcattgccagcagatcgagggacgtgattgttcccctctattcgacattggtgaggcctcatctggagtactgtgtccagttttgggccccacactacaagaaggatgtggataaattggaaaacgtccagtggaggccaacaaaaatgattagggggctgaaacacatgacttatgaggagaggctgagggaactgggattgtttagtctgcggaagagaagaatgaggggggatttgatagctgctttcaactacctgaaagggggttccaaagaggatggatctaggatgttctcagtggtagtggatgacagaacaaggagtaatggtctcaagttgcagtgggggaggtttaggttggatattaggaaaaactttttcactaggaggatggtgaatcactgaaatgtgttacctagggaggtggtggaatctccttccttagaagttttaaaggtcaggcttgacaaagccctggttgggatgatttagttgaggattggtcctgctttgagcagggggttggactagatgacctcctgaggtgccttccaaccctgatattctctgattctatgattctatggatgtCCAAGGAGTGCTCAAGGTCTTTGATTTAACTTTCCAACTGATACTTTTTTTTATGAATCACACAACCAGTAGCCAGCATGCTCAGTAACGAAATCAACTCTTCTTTATAAGTAGGACACGCAACTGCACTCGGATGATGCTCTCCGAGGCCAAGAAGACCTGAAGGAGCAGGTGGCCATGGTTGAGCACAGAGCTAACCTGTTGCAGGGAGAAACTGAGGAGCTAAGGACAGCTCTGGAACAGACAGAGAGGAGCAGGAAAGTGGCTGAACAGGAGCTCATGGACAACACTGAGTGCGTGCAGCTCCTGCATACCCAGGTAGCCCACATTGCAGGGCTATACACATTCATGGTTCTACAGAAACACAGAGTAATAACCAAGAATAATTCCAGGATCTTTTCATATCCTTTCCCAGGACAAAGGATCAGAGACTCAAGAGCTacttcactctctctcttttgtagaACACCACCCTTATGAATACAAAGAAGAAGCTGGAAACCGATATTGCCCAAATCCAAAGTGAGGTGGAGGAGGCCATTCAAGAGGCAAGAAATgctaaagagaaagcaaagaagGCAATTACAGatgtaaatgtttcatttcatttacTTCTTTTACAGTTTAGCATTTGCCCTGTGTGCTGTGAGATAAAGTGTGTGGTGTCAGAGTCTGGATGAGAGATCTGTCTGCAGCCCTGTAGAAAGATGCAGGAGGTCACACGAGGCAGTGGGGCTGGCGTGCCAGGGATCAATGCAGCCTTTAGcagtttcacagaatcatagaaatgaagggctggTGGGGAACTCAAGAAATCATTTAATCTGTTCCCCCGCAATGAAGCAAGATTaagtaaacctaggccatccctgacaggtgtttgtctaaccagttcttaaaaacctccaatgacagagattctacaacctcacTAGGTAACCTGTTCTAGAGTTTactatccttataattagaaagtttccctaatatccaacctgaatctcgcttgctgcaaactaagccaattatTTCTTGTTCTACCatgtgaacatggagaacaactgatcattgTCTTCTTTACAACAACCTTTTACCagtttgaaggctgttatcatgtcctccctcagtcttctctttagACTGAATTCAAGACTCCCTTTCAAGCTTTCCTCGTGTGTCATGGTTTCTAAAcctctcatcatttttgttgctctcttctggactctttccaatttgctcatatctttcttaaagtgtggtgcccaaagctggacacagaactccagctgaggcttcaccagtgctgagtagactGGAACAATTACCTCCAATTTGTGTGACTGTATGAGAAATAAAACCCAAACTGAGTACCTGTACTGAGCCCACAGGTTCCCAGATCAATATAAGTGTTTCTGTGTAATAAGTGCAGGGAGAGGTTACTGCTGTTCTACAGAATAGTACATACCGCTAAGGAACAATTTGTGTTTAGTTGCAAAAGAGAAGTTAAAtcataaatattattaaaaacataGCTAAGGCCAACATATTAGTCTGGAAACCCATAACATCTCCAGGGGCAGTCAGTGAATGTTGCTGATACTTGGATTCAATTCATAAGGAAGACAACCCAGAAGAAAGGAGATAAAAATATTTACACAATTTAGAAATAACAGTCCCTTGTGGCTTCACAGAATAGCAGGTTAAATGTTCAGCTAACTCGTGCACTTTGTACTGTGCACCTAACAACGGCCATCACCTTCCCCCAGAACTAGTGGCCTTGCACAGCTTACAAAATACTTCCTGTCCATATGTAGCTAGCATCACCTCTTTAGGCAGCTAATATACCTGTTGAGCTAAGCTCTGCTGGTGAAGCTCCTAAGCAGCTAGCCCTTATTCTGAAGTTAGTCGGCTTGTGGCGCTTAGGGATGCAATTATTGACCTAACACTTGTGTGAGGCACAGCCATTCCTACACATACAGCTCAGAACTTCGTGGAATTTTGTATTGCGTTTTGCTGATCGCTTCTCGGCCTTTTGGCTAAGATTAAGTGTCTCAATAAAATTATTAGATCCTATcaactcattatactccacacctgaacatagccattatatgaacaacataccccccatatctcaatgtctgtactttgacccgttaaacttttacccccaatcggggagactgcagattatgtattccttatgccacctGTTCCTAAACcaaatttcgcaccccttgataatctgtaccttattccctgataaccagaaacttctatgcttaaactctgtaccattttctttttacttcaaaatcatcttaataaaattattagaccctgccccatgtcctgtgcagctgcaagccccactccagagcctggcagctgcgccacaatgccatccagaactgcctggtgaaagccattgcacttcgcctgggggaggtcgctgtgaactgcgccatccccggtactgacagccaaTTGTGACCTGACGTAGTAGTCACCGacaaggcccagaaaaagatcatcctcgtcgacgtcacggtctcctttgagaacagaaCCCCGGCCTTCTgcgaagcccgagctcgtaagctggaaaaatacgcccctctggccgacaccctgaaagcgaagggctacgaggtacagatggatgccctgatcgtcggagccctgggtgcctgggacccctgcaatgAGCGTGTGCTGTGGACCTGCAGGATTGGTCGATGCTACGCATGGCTCATgtggcgcctcatggtctcggacaccatccgatggtccagggacatctacgtcgaacacatcaccggcccccgacagtaccaggaggtgtgagctggtatgacatcgtgcatcaactatgagaaagggaccgagagactttttccattggaccatatgaactggaaccataaactcactgaacattaaatctcaccaaatgagggtaaatccatcctcatcattgtatccactcattatacttcacacctgaacatagccattatatgaacaacatacccccatatctcagtgtctgtactttgacccgttaaccttttatccccaattggggatattgcagattatgtattccttacttCACCCgatcctaaaccgaatttcgcatcCCTTGATAATCtataccttattccctgataacaagaaacttctatgcttaaactctgtaccgttttcttttttcttcaaaatCATCTTAATAACATTAttaaatctgttcttatcagtttaatatctgatagTCCTCTATCTGAGGACTATATATTAAATGAATTGCACTTTGTAACTTTAGAGTCAGTTCTTTTCAAGTGGAGCTGTATTGCTCACTAAGGCCTATTATGATATATTCCCTGAATTTCCCTGGAGATCGTCTGAGCTTTGGAGACCAAAATGCGAGGCTGCACACACcctagttttgttttaaataacatttatattgttttaaatcttttccGCAACCTCAAAGGTAATCATAAAAACTGTCCGTGTCTCTGCATGAACAATGTATGCACATATACAGTACACACACATATTGACAAATTCTACACACCCTGTGAGTAGAGTTCATTTGATTGTGCAAATGCCCTGCTTCCATTATCACTACTGTAGTATCCCCGCTCTATCCCATTGCAAGTGGAAGGTCACAGTAATAAGCATTCAGCAAGCAGCTAATAAGGTAACAGGAATCTTGTGGCTGGAGTCATAAGCAACCCCTCAGACTGCCTGTATCTTTGTATCTGTTTGTCTGAGTCCCTTACTGAGTTCATTGTGTGGTTTACCTTTCAAGGCAGCCATGATGGTGGAGGAGCTGAAGAAGGAGCAGGACACCAGCACTCACCTGGAGAGGATGAAGAAGAACCTGGAGCAGACGGTGAAGGacctgcagctccatctggatGAGGCAGAACACCTGGCACTGAAGGGTGGCAAGAAGCAGCTTCAGAAGCTGGAGTCCAGGGTATGTGCTTGAGCTGAAGGCTGGTGGTGAAGAATACAATTTCAACCTCTGCCTCCTGTAGTAGAGTTGGTGCCTAATTTCTCATTTACTTCCCCAGATCCAAGAGCTCAAGTCCAAGCTGGAAGGAGAGCAAAAACGAGCTGCAGATGCCATCAAAGGCATTTGGAAATATGAACGGCGCATCAAGGAGCTGACTTTCGAGGCAGGTGCAAAAGAGAAAATCCacctgaaatgtttttttctcatCAAAAACGTAAAGATAAACTGGCATGGTCTCTTTTCAATAGGgtgaagagaacaaaaaaaggttACAGGACTTAGTGGATAAACTTCAGTTGAAAGTCAAATCCTACAAGAGAGAAGTTGAGGAGGCTGTGAGTCATTTAACAGGAAGAAACATTCATTTACAATTTGCCGAGATACCCACTTCAGCTCTGATACTGGATGCCAGGATGTCACTTCTCCTTGGGCTTAGTTCCTTTTGTGTTTTAATTACAGGATACACAAGTCAATGTTCACCTCTCCAAATTCAGGAAAGTACAGCATGAGTTGGAGGGGGCTGAGGAACAAGCAGATATTTCTGAGTCTCAGGTCAATAAGCTTAGAACTAAGACCTGAGAAGTTACCTCCAAAAAGGTAAGCCATTAATGTTAGATGCAACTGTGCAGTTTGCACTGAATGCCTGAAGGTGGTTAAGTTGTCTTAGAAATCACAGCTATGCTCACCAGTAAGATAGACTCCAGGCTTCCCTATGACAAACAAAGCTTTTAACTTTTATCTTGGTAGTGTCATCGGTATGGCCAGTGCTCAGAAGCTACCTACAGAAGAGGGGTAGAAATAACATGATCACCCTAAAAATGCCTAATGTAACTTCCACTTCAGTAACTACTGCCTCCCCATAATTTACCTTAACATATTCTGTATGAGTACCTGGTCAAAGCTACGTTGCcagtttcattttcctttttttctataCTGCAGCCCTTTTTTGCTTGTATTTTTCATAGTATCTCCTACTTGGTTTCTTCTTCACCGTCCAACCTTCTTAGCCCCTTTTCTTGTGAACACGAGGCAGTGGATGGGAGGGACTGACCCCTAGTGGAGCCTACCCACGCTGCTTCTTTAATTCCCTCACCTCTTCAGCACTCCCAGGGCACTAGAAAACCTGATCTGGTAGAGCTGAGCGAATAACTGATTTCTCAGACCAAGTTTCACCCTGAAAAAAAATCTGGCTCAGGGGTGGAAATGAAAACccgaaaaataaattgttttgggTCAGGTGAATCTTTCCTTTGACCCAAAGGTGGGGGgtttttcagttttttatttaGTTTCCAGTTGTTTGAGGGTGTTTTTCACCCCCTTTTTGTTCACACTTTTTTTGCtgaatttctaaacaaaacaccattttaaaatgaagaaaacattaaaCTGAAACCAacattattaattataataattataattataatcatattatatttattatatataatgtTTATATAATGATTATAATCACAatcataattatattatatttataattatattgtaattgtattataattataattaataatatgtTATTATTGAAAACAATAAATTGAAAAcaataaattgaaaaaaattgcagcttttttttaaaaaaaaatgttttgcacaaAACTATTTGCTGGATTTGACCTGAATTTGTGAGTTTCTGCcctggaaaatgcatttttaagtgaatttattATTTGCTGGAAAATTTCTACTCATCTGTAAGGGCTGGATATTTCCCACAAGGTTACTGTTATATCCCCACAATTTACCCTTCTACTGCTCATTTTTAGGGATGGATTTCAACAGTAGCCTGTATAATTAGGGTTATAATTTTATGAAGGAAACTATTTAAAGTACTAAATCCTGCCTTTGCATGCCCATTCAGGCAGTTACATTTGGAATGCTGGCAGTTACGTCACATTTGCATGCCCATTCAGGCAGTTACAGAAGCTGTCACAGAATCACTGACATTAGAAATTTAAAAGACCCATTAGGTTCATCCAGTGCATCTCATGTGGGCCAGGGCAGGATTATTCCCAAGTGATGGAACTTCCTCTACTGCCCTGTGGAGGTTATTCCACAGCCTAATAGATCTCATTGTTAGAAATCTTGTGCTGCTATTTAGCTGAAATTTTGCCTTAACAGAAGTTTTATGAAAAATGGTCTTTTTGCTAACACAGCAGAATGGAACTCAGGACAGTCAGGTTCAAATCTTGGCCCTACCACAGgctttctgtgtgatcttgggcaagtcacttaggactATATTCAGAAGGGtacttaggtgcttaactcccagttttaggctccactgcgaTGCACAAAACTCCTGTCAAACCCTGTCAGTGCTAAATGCACTCAGAGCCAATATGTTCAGGGTAGAAGTTCCTTGGTGCCTAGGAGTCTGTTTCTGGGCATGTGCCTGGACACCTGTCTCCTGCCTAAGCCGCAGAGTGATTCAGGAACGGGGGGGAGAAGAGGCGTTCGACTGCCTATTCTCTGTACGGGGCCCGATCCAGGCTGAGGCTGGCtgctggatcaggtcccattcaaaatccagctgCCAGAGAAAGACGTGGTGATAGCAGTGCCTACCTTATTCCGTTTacctcagtggttagagcactcacctgggatgtggggtacccaggttcaattccttctTAGGGGAGAAAGATTTTGAACACAGGTTTCCCTCCACttaggagagtgctctaaccactgagctatggacTAGGCTGATCTGGGgcactctcagtctctcctgctgaagctgttccactgtggataaataattaaatgatCAGTGGcttgctcagatactatagtgatgagtagCACTCTAGAAAAGTCAAcaaattattttctccattacaTTCCATCTCTCCTAGGGTACCACACTcaataactcccccccccccccccacagctgctTACACCGTTCAGAAACTCATAGATTGTAGTTCTATTTCCTCCCGCTGGCTCTTAGCAAAGCTAGACAGTTCCATCCAGCCTCACTGTGCTCCCCTGTGTGGCTTTTGAATATGCAAACAAGTGAATGCAACAACAACACTTGCAGGTGCCATTTTAGAAATTGGCTGAGGGCAGCTGCAAATCCAATCTTAATGTCTAAAAGGAATAAACAATGTTTCTAGGTAGTAATAGAAAGGGATGAGTGAGCTTCCTTCAGGACAGAAACAGGAAATATGCATAATGTATATTTCCCCTGTTGCTGACTGTTTGTAGCTGTTGTGTGATCATCCCTCTCTTACACTTACAGAAAATAAAGTTCCCTTTGCTTACAGAGATGACCAGTTTCTTCTCTCTGTCTCGCTGATGTACATGTGTCAATAAAGCAGTTATTTACTGTTTGAGTTGCTCAAAAGTGACTTCTGGGGAGAGTATGGGATTTTTTTGCATGCAGAATTCATTTCATTGCTTTACTTCTGCATCCCTCCACCAGAGAGCAGTCCAGGTGCAGTCTGTGAGCAGAGAGCCATCCCGGCTTTGGTTCCCAGGAAAGGGACGCTGTTATTGCCAGGAAGTTCCAAGATGATGCTATATGGTCATGTACCTAAAAGAAATTTATCGAAACTGCTGCT
The window above is part of the Natator depressus isolate rNatDep1 chromosome 14, rNatDep2.hap1, whole genome shotgun sequence genome. Proteins encoded here:
- the LOC141998255 gene encoding myosin-3-like, whose protein sequence is MDNTECVQLLHTQNTTLMNTKKKLETDIAQIQSEVEEAIQEARNAKEKAKKAITDAAMMVEELKKEQDTSTHLERMKKNLEQTVKDLQLHLDEAEHLALKGGKKQLQKLESRIQELKSKLEGEQKRAADAIKGIWKYERRIKELTFEGEENKKRLQDLVDKLQLKVKSYKREVEEADTQVNVHLSKFRKVQHELEGAEEQADISESQVNKLRTKT